One window of Thermocoleostomius sinensis A174 genomic DNA carries:
- a CDS encoding YcbK family protein has translation MVERILRITRDTVFKLRPEPTPLLAPEEIYAVMAGQTYEIQSYAYADASGDFRGHIKFALQNQSIRGLNTWFVGTLYAQVEFDGEIVYPLEDQVSMPILRVTQNTIFKQRPLQSSQLPDREKYSVSRGQSFDLQSYAHSDSRGDFSSHIRFALRNPQDFIQGRSTWYVYDRHAYVEFDGQVVYPPEDPNIFTLRVTTNTVFKRRPLQSTQLAPNEIFPVQQGTTLKLQSYAYRDAQGTFNSHIKFAIKYEKDYIERLSTWYVYDRHAQVEQRGRVVYPPRPSPSPSPSPIYTGTPIRLPGNVSTFYTDQPIIPGGNFTWGEATKDGTRIPDTVTIVNNIIALARQMQRARNELGRPFLVNSWYRPPAINDAVGGVPNSQHLFGRAADVQVIGLSGRRVANAILLWWPGGIGIYSNLPDVVHLDIGPKRTWGF, from the coding sequence ATGGTGGAACGGATTTTGAGAATTACGCGGGATACAGTATTTAAGCTGCGCCCAGAGCCAACACCATTACTTGCTCCAGAGGAAATCTATGCTGTGATGGCCGGGCAAACCTACGAAATTCAGTCCTACGCCTATGCCGATGCCAGTGGTGACTTTCGCGGTCATATCAAGTTTGCTCTGCAAAATCAATCGATTCGTGGGCTGAATACTTGGTTTGTGGGTACGCTGTATGCCCAGGTAGAGTTTGATGGAGAGATTGTGTATCCGCTTGAAGATCAAGTGTCGATGCCCATTCTACGAGTGACACAAAATACGATATTTAAGCAGCGTCCGCTGCAATCATCTCAGTTACCTGACCGCGAGAAGTATTCGGTTTCCAGAGGGCAAAGCTTCGATCTTCAGTCCTATGCCCATTCCGATAGTCGAGGTGATTTCAGTAGCCACATTCGTTTTGCACTGCGCAATCCGCAAGATTTTATTCAGGGACGCAGCACCTGGTATGTGTACGATCGCCACGCCTATGTAGAGTTTGACGGGCAGGTGGTTTATCCTCCCGAAGATCCCAATATTTTCACACTACGAGTCACTACCAATACTGTATTCAAACGACGACCGCTGCAAAGTACACAACTGGCTCCCAACGAGATTTTTCCAGTGCAGCAAGGAACCACGTTAAAGCTGCAATCCTATGCCTACCGGGACGCCCAAGGAACGTTTAATAGTCATATCAAATTTGCCATCAAGTACGAAAAAGACTACATTGAACGCCTCAGCACGTGGTACGTGTACGATCGCCACGCCCAAGTTGAACAGCGTGGCAGAGTGGTCTATCCACCGCGTCCGTCGCCGTCGCCATCTCCCTCCCCCATTTATACCGGCACCCCCATCCGCCTACCCGGTAACGTCAGCACCTTTTATACCGATCAGCCCATTATTCCCGGCGGCAATTTTACCTGGGGAGAAGCCACAAAAGACGGAACCCGCATTCCCGATACAGTAACGATCGTCAATAACATCATTGCGCTAGCCAGGCAAATGCAGCGAGCTAGAAACGAACTGGGCAGACCGTTTCTGGTCAATTCTTGGTATCGCCCGCCTGCCATTAACGATGCGGTTGGTGGTGTGCCAAATAGCCAGCATTTATTTGGTCGAGCCGCTGATGTTCAAGTCATTGGTTTAAGCGGACGACGAGTTGCTAATGCCATTTTGCTATGGTGGCCAGGAGGAATCGGCATCTACAGCAACCTACCGGATGTGGTGCATCTAGACATTGGTCCCAAACGCACCTGGGGATTTTAG
- a CDS encoding ABC transporter ATP-binding protein, with product MDTVSLSSIAPIQSERPVLVQTFQLRKVYHTGFWLNQKVVTLQNCSLQVHQGETFGLLGQNGAGKTTLLKILLGIIRPTSGHGQLLGKPLGDRSAKQRVGYLPENPYFYDYLTGWEFLQYAADLFQIPRNLQQTRISNLLDLVGIARSAARHKQLRHYSKGMLQRIGMAQALINDPEIVFFDEPMSGLDPLGRYQIREIILSLKSQGKTIFFNSHVLSDVEKICDRVAILARGELLCAGALDDLLGQPDRYQVRIRGGNPELLKQWIPDLNFIDSSWQGHLKTGSPEFVASLEDMNAQLLTMTLARTTLEDFFVQQLRQRGIYTSQ from the coding sequence ATGGATACGGTTTCTCTATCTTCGATCGCACCTATACAATCCGAGCGGCCGGTACTGGTACAAACCTTCCAGTTGCGAAAGGTCTATCACACCGGATTTTGGCTCAATCAGAAAGTTGTGACGCTACAAAACTGTTCGCTGCAAGTGCATCAGGGCGAAACCTTCGGATTACTCGGACAGAACGGGGCAGGCAAAACAACGCTGCTGAAAATTTTGCTGGGCATCATTCGCCCCACCTCTGGGCACGGTCAACTGTTAGGCAAACCGTTGGGCGATCGTAGCGCCAAACAACGGGTGGGCTATTTGCCGGAAAACCCTTATTTCTATGACTATCTAACTGGGTGGGAATTTTTGCAGTACGCGGCTGATCTGTTCCAAATTCCTCGTAACCTTCAGCAAACCCGGATTTCAAACCTGTTGGATCTTGTCGGAATCGCTCGATCGGCAGCCCGCCACAAGCAATTGCGCCACTACTCTAAAGGCATGTTGCAGCGCATTGGCATGGCCCAAGCCCTGATCAACGATCCAGAGATTGTGTTTTTTGATGAACCCATGTCAGGTTTAGACCCACTGGGACGCTATCAAATTCGAGAAATTATTCTTTCGTTGAAATCGCAAGGAAAAACCATTTTCTTCAATAGCCATGTGCTTTCTGATGTTGAGAAAATTTGCGATCGTGTTGCCATTCTAGCCAGGGGTGAATTGCTTTGTGCTGGAGCACTCGACGACCTCCTTGGACAGCCCGATCGCTACCAAGTCAGAATTCGGGGGGGCAACCCAGAACTCCTGAAACAGTGGATTCCAGACCTAAACTTTATCGATAGCAGTTGGCAAGGCCATCTCAAGACAGGTTCTCCAGAGTTTGTTGCTAGTTTGGAGGACATGAATGCCCAACTGTTGACGATGACTCTAGCTCGAACTACCCTCGAAGATTTTTTTGTCCAACAACTGCGACAACGCGGCATCTACACGAGCCAATAG
- a CDS encoding alpha/beta fold hydrolase, whose amino-acid sequence MTAIATQWQHHFVETNQIRLHCVVQGEGDLVVLLHGFPEFWYSWRHQIPALAKHFKVVVPDLRGCNDSDKPASGYDLDTLTTDIRGLIENLGYAKAHVVGHDWGGAIAWNLAHQFPHLLDRLAVLNAPHPHRFLQELVGNLDQLRRSWYLLALQVPGIPEWLIRQNLRSIITNLFQGQAVRKGAFTTEDTAIYQAALEKPGVLSAVLTHYRQLLAPQTWLSSWGKSLAPITAPTLVLWGEEDCFFSQTLVEEMENLVMAPLRLKLLRHCGHWVQQEVPQTVNRELLSFLRTA is encoded by the coding sequence ATGACTGCGATCGCAACCCAATGGCAACACCACTTCGTTGAAACCAACCAGATTCGCCTCCACTGTGTGGTTCAAGGAGAAGGAGATTTGGTTGTTCTGCTACATGGCTTTCCAGAATTTTGGTACTCTTGGCGACATCAAATTCCGGCTTTGGCGAAACACTTCAAAGTCGTGGTTCCCGATCTACGCGGCTGTAATGACTCCGATAAACCAGCTAGCGGGTATGATTTAGATACGCTAACAACCGATATTCGTGGTTTGATCGAAAATCTGGGCTATGCCAAAGCGCATGTGGTCGGTCATGATTGGGGTGGAGCCATCGCCTGGAACTTGGCTCATCAATTTCCGCATCTGCTCGATCGCCTAGCCGTTCTTAATGCTCCACATCCCCATCGTTTTCTGCAAGAACTGGTTGGTAATCTCGATCAACTACGCCGAAGCTGGTATCTTTTAGCACTTCAGGTGCCGGGCATTCCAGAGTGGCTGATTCGGCAAAACCTTCGTAGCATCATTACCAATTTGTTTCAAGGACAAGCAGTTCGCAAAGGAGCCTTTACGACCGAGGATACAGCCATTTACCAAGCGGCTCTAGAAAAACCCGGTGTGCTATCAGCCGTCTTAACCCACTATCGACAATTGCTGGCTCCCCAAACTTGGTTGTCTAGTTGGGGGAAGTCACTGGCTCCAATTACGGCTCCTACGCTGGTCCTGTGGGGCGAGGAAGACTGTTTCTTTAGCCAAACCCTGGTTGAAGAAATGGAAAACTTGGTGATGGCTCCGCTCAGGCTCAAGCTTTTAAGACATTGTGGGCATTGGGTACAACAAGAAGTTCCACAAACCGTCAACCGTGAACTTCTAAGTTTCTTGCGGACCGCTTGA
- a CDS encoding FHA domain-containing protein: MDHRVPSASEFMETQDGEELLQRLQLYQVFSKLYEHHRGLLDEVLSLEYSRSHALINTPLIYLQGVTLGSEVYLVTNLVAGSTQSLMQAQQTWVIGRDPQRVAIAIPDDRLSRCHAAIKYVHEQGFYLIDLNSRNGSYVNGELVRQFRLLQDGDRVRLGSIMFIFFHCRSHQSLPAIADEVESLLHCWNPLTTAVTRLIVRELAADEPTTKPLDAPLDATSRFLRTDPSID; this comes from the coding sequence ATGGATCACCGGGTTCCATCGGCTTCAGAGTTTATGGAAACTCAAGACGGTGAAGAACTACTACAGCGTTTACAGTTATATCAGGTTTTCTCAAAACTCTATGAGCATCATCGGGGCTTGCTGGATGAAGTACTGAGCTTGGAGTATTCACGCAGTCACGCTCTCATCAACACCCCGTTAATCTACCTTCAAGGTGTCACCCTTGGTTCAGAAGTTTACCTGGTGACAAACCTGGTAGCGGGAAGCACACAGAGCTTGATGCAAGCGCAACAAACTTGGGTAATCGGACGCGATCCGCAGCGCGTTGCCATCGCCATCCCTGATGATCGCCTTTCCCGGTGTCATGCTGCTATTAAGTATGTGCATGAGCAAGGGTTTTATCTCATTGATCTCAATAGCCGCAATGGCTCGTATGTCAATGGCGAATTAGTACGACAATTTCGTCTTCTTCAAGATGGCGATCGGGTCCGCTTGGGAAGCATTATGTTTATTTTCTTCCACTGTCGATCGCACCAATCCCTACCTGCCATAGCCGATGAGGTCGAGAGCCTACTACACTGCTGGAATCCTCTAACAACGGCAGTCACTCGTCTGATAGTTCGTGAGTTAGCAGCGGATGAACCAACGACCAAGCCGTTAGACGCCCCCTTAGATGCCACCTCTAGGTTTCTGCGAACCGATCCATCAATTGATTAA
- a CDS encoding DNA recombination-mediator protein A: MSQSIDLPRVDEFLQELAAIQQTGSKRIALLGSRHVPITHQYLIELMSYALVLAGNHLLTSGATGTNSAAIRGAMRADPNLLTVILPQSLERQPRESRDQLEQVMHLVENPANDTLSLAEASAVCNQEIISRCQQLICFAFHDSHTLLKTCSDAEEQRKLVTLFYFD, translated from the coding sequence TTGAGTCAGTCGATCGATTTACCCAGGGTTGATGAATTTCTGCAAGAGCTAGCCGCAATCCAACAAACCGGCTCGAAGCGAATTGCTCTGCTAGGCTCGCGCCATGTCCCGATTACGCACCAGTACTTGATTGAGTTGATGAGCTATGCCCTGGTGTTGGCAGGCAACCACCTGTTGACCTCTGGCGCAACCGGAACGAATTCGGCCGCCATTCGCGGTGCGATGCGGGCTGACCCAAATTTGCTGACGGTAATCTTGCCCCAAAGCTTGGAACGGCAACCGCGTGAATCGCGAGATCAGTTAGAGCAAGTGATGCATTTAGTAGAAAACCCTGCGAATGATACATTGTCTTTGGCAGAAGCCAGCGCTGTTTGCAACCAGGAAATTATTTCGCGCTGCCAGCAACTCATTTGCTTTGCCTTTCACGATAGCCACACGCTTTTGAAAACCTGTAGTGATGCTGAGGAACAGCGCAAGCTCGTCACTTTGTTCTATTTTGATTGA
- a CDS encoding MAPEG family protein: MEFLQQLSVPSTLIYGIAIAGILVYLPFLLVAAGRLQAGYDRAAMAAPRAMFDKLPGYAQRATWAHQNSFESFALFTAAALMAYVTGVEAPIAATAVLVYIVARLLYSVFYIANAPILRSLMFATGSLCIGTLVVLALLRTSS; this comes from the coding sequence ATGGAATTTCTACAGCAACTCTCGGTTCCATCAACCTTGATTTATGGTATTGCGATCGCGGGTATATTAGTCTATCTTCCGTTTCTACTGGTGGCGGCTGGACGCTTGCAAGCCGGGTATGATCGAGCGGCAATGGCTGCCCCCAGAGCCATGTTTGATAAGCTGCCGGGGTATGCTCAACGCGCCACTTGGGCCCATCAAAATTCATTTGAGTCGTTTGCTTTGTTTACCGCTGCGGCACTGATGGCTTACGTTACAGGAGTTGAAGCTCCAATAGCCGCCACCGCCGTGCTGGTCTACATAGTGGCTCGCTTGCTGTATTCGGTGTTTTATATTGCCAATGCTCCTATTCTGCGATCGCTGATGTTTGCAACCGGATCGCTCTGTATTGGCACACTAGTTGTATTAGCCTTACTGCGAACGAGTTCATGA
- a CDS encoding YajQ family cyclic di-GMP-binding protein: protein MASTYSFDIVSDFDRQELVNTIDQTTREIGARYDLKDTKTTVELGEEAIVVNTDSDFTLQAIHTILQTKAAKRNLSLKIFDYGKVESASGNRVRQEIKLRKGISSELGKQISKLIRDEFKKVQASIQGDAVRVSAKSKDELQQVIQRLKQEDYPVALQFTNYR, encoded by the coding sequence ATGGCTTCCACATATTCCTTTGACATCGTCAGCGATTTCGATCGGCAAGAACTGGTCAATACAATTGACCAAACTACTCGTGAAATTGGTGCTCGGTACGATTTGAAAGACACTAAAACCACGGTGGAATTAGGAGAAGAGGCGATCGTGGTCAACACCGACAGCGATTTTACCCTGCAAGCGATTCACACCATTCTGCAAACGAAAGCGGCAAAACGGAACCTATCTCTCAAAATTTTTGACTATGGCAAGGTGGAATCGGCCAGCGGCAACCGCGTTCGTCAAGAAATTAAATTACGCAAAGGCATCAGTTCTGAATTAGGCAAGCAAATCTCGAAGTTGATTCGGGATGAATTTAAGAAGGTGCAAGCTTCAATTCAAGGGGACGCGGTGCGAGTATCGGCAAAATCGAAAGATGAGTTGCAGCAGGTGATCCAACGCCTAAAACAAGAAGATTACCCAGTGGCTTTGCAGTTTACCAACTACCGGTAA
- the psbV gene encoding photosystem II cytochrome c-550: MFKKYIWLVAIALFFAFQTFAGGAIAAELDEATRTVPLNEDGDTMVLSLQQVAQGKRLFNYACGQCHVGGITKTDPNVGLDPETLAKATPPRNNIEALVDYLHNPTTYDGMESIAELHPSTQSTDIFPKMRNLTEEDLVAISGHILTQPKVVGAKWGGGKIYY; encoded by the coding sequence ATGTTTAAGAAATACATCTGGCTTGTTGCGATCGCCCTTTTCTTTGCTTTTCAAACCTTCGCAGGGGGAGCGATCGCTGCTGAACTAGATGAAGCCACTCGAACAGTGCCACTCAATGAGGATGGAGATACGATGGTGCTCAGCCTTCAACAGGTGGCCCAAGGAAAGCGCTTATTCAACTACGCCTGTGGTCAATGCCATGTGGGTGGAATTACCAAAACCGATCCAAATGTGGGGCTTGATCCAGAAACGCTAGCGAAGGCAACCCCACCTCGCAATAACATTGAGGCTCTCGTTGATTATCTGCACAATCCAACAACCTATGACGGCATGGAGTCGATCGCTGAACTGCACCCCAGCACTCAAAGCACCGACATTTTTCCCAAGATGCGCAACCTAACCGAAGAGGACTTGGTTGCCATTTCGGGTCATATTCTTACTCAACCCAAAGTCGTTGGTGCTAAGTGGGGCGGTGGTAAGATCTACTACTAA
- the petE gene encoding plastocyanin yields the protein MKLMTFVFRSLSLALCVMAFVASSFFISAAPAAAGTATVKMGTDSGLLAFEPSTVTIKAGDTVKWVNNKLPPHNIVFEGSAANKSHQQLMFSPGESYEATFDTPGTYSYYCAPHRGAGMAGKVVVE from the coding sequence ATGAAATTGATGACGTTTGTTTTCCGGAGTTTAAGTCTTGCCCTATGCGTGATGGCATTCGTCGCCAGCAGTTTCTTCATTTCCGCTGCGCCCGCGGCGGCTGGAACTGCCACCGTTAAGATGGGTACAGACAGCGGACTGTTAGCATTTGAGCCGTCAACAGTCACGATTAAAGCAGGCGATACTGTCAAGTGGGTTAACAATAAGCTTCCTCCTCACAATATTGTGTTTGAAGGATCTGCGGCTAATAAGTCTCATCAGCAACTGATGTTTTCTCCTGGTGAATCTTATGAAGCGACCTTCGATACTCCTGGAACCTACTCTTACTACTGTGCTCCTCACCGGGGTGCAGGTATGGCAGGCAAAGTCGTTGTTGAATAG
- a CDS encoding rhomboid family intramembrane serine protease — translation MVPLNDENPVRRRSYVTYGLIILNVLAFLYEASLMGGPALEQFFRTWAIVPVELTSSLVGDPNYSLAGEGLSLITSQFLHAGLLHLGGNMLYLWIFGNNVEDQMGHVRFLIFYLLCGVLAGLAQWYFARYSDIPSLGASGAIAGVMGAYILRFPQVRILTLLPIFLFITVVRIPAIFFLGLWFVQQAFYGIASLGAPANVGMESGGVAYWAHAGGFLFGAVLGPIFGLFPGGTASPESSETKDYI, via the coding sequence GTGGTTCCCCTAAATGATGAAAATCCAGTGCGTCGCCGCTCCTATGTCACGTACGGATTGATTATCTTAAATGTTCTTGCCTTTCTTTATGAAGCAAGCCTGATGGGTGGTCCGGCACTCGAACAGTTCTTCCGCACTTGGGCGATCGTGCCAGTCGAGCTAACCTCTAGTTTGGTTGGAGACCCTAACTACTCGCTTGCTGGTGAAGGACTGAGCCTGATCACCTCCCAATTTCTTCATGCGGGCTTGCTGCATCTAGGCGGCAACATGTTGTATCTGTGGATTTTTGGCAACAATGTGGAAGACCAAATGGGGCATGTCCGGTTTTTAATCTTTTATCTACTTTGTGGGGTTCTGGCTGGGCTAGCTCAGTGGTATTTCGCTCGCTATTCTGATATTCCATCATTAGGGGCGAGTGGGGCGATCGCAGGCGTGATGGGAGCCTACATTCTGCGATTCCCACAGGTGCGAATCTTAACGTTGCTACCTATTTTCTTGTTTATTACTGTCGTTCGGATTCCCGCTATTTTCTTCTTGGGGCTATGGTTTGTACAGCAAGCATTCTACGGAATTGCTAGCTTAGGTGCACCTGCCAATGTGGGTATGGAAAGTGGTGGTGTTGCCTATTGGGCCCATGCAGGTGGCTTCCTATTTGGAGCCGTTCTTGGCCCCATTTTTGGATTATTTCCCGGTGGAACCGCTAGCCCTGAAAGTTCCGAAACGAAAGACTACATTTGA
- a CDS encoding thioredoxin-like domain-containing protein, which produces MARIRAPELPQHYAWLNTDRPLSLTDLKGRVVILDFWTYCCINCLHILPDLKYLEQKYRDCLTVIGVHSAKFDNEKETENIRQAILRYDIEHPVLVDSGFQVWQQYAVRAWPTLIVIDPEGYVIGAASGEGKRDRLDELIGKLVQEHRQKGTVNFQALSLKLEKQQHPLTSRLAFPGKVLADAESNLLFIADSGHHRLVVTSLSGDLKHGIGTGEAGLRDGRFDEAQFFAPQGIAFDRSQQILYVADTENHAIRQINLKQQTIETIAGTGKQSRVMRPHNGQALELALNSPWDLVKIDHFLFIAMAGSHQIWALDLNDGLIGTYAGTGAEACVDGSLDEATFAQPSGLATDGEELFVADSEGSTIRAVGLGENAQVRSICGSGDLFGFGDVDGQGEAVRLQHCLGVAYAGNHQLWIADTYNHKIKRVNTDSGDCQTILGDGLSGWLDGRGQTTRFAEPSGLSLAGEFLYIADTNNHAIRRVNLETLAVTTLSFPDLCAPDLCFPN; this is translated from the coding sequence ATGGCTCGCATTAGAGCGCCCGAATTGCCCCAACATTATGCTTGGTTGAATACCGATCGCCCACTTTCGCTCACAGACCTGAAGGGGCGGGTAGTAATTTTAGATTTTTGGACCTATTGCTGCATCAATTGCCTGCACATTTTGCCCGATTTGAAATACCTGGAGCAAAAATACCGCGATTGCTTGACGGTAATTGGAGTTCATTCCGCCAAGTTTGACAACGAAAAAGAAACGGAAAACATTCGGCAAGCAATTTTGCGCTACGACATTGAGCATCCGGTACTAGTGGACAGTGGTTTTCAGGTGTGGCAACAGTACGCAGTGCGAGCTTGGCCAACGCTGATCGTAATTGATCCAGAAGGGTATGTGATTGGGGCGGCGTCGGGGGAAGGCAAGCGCGATCGACTCGATGAGTTGATTGGCAAACTGGTACAGGAGCATCGCCAAAAGGGTACGGTGAATTTTCAAGCATTGTCCTTGAAGTTGGAAAAGCAACAGCACCCACTGACCTCGCGACTGGCGTTTCCAGGCAAAGTGTTAGCGGATGCCGAATCAAATCTGCTGTTTATTGCCGATTCTGGTCATCATCGTCTTGTAGTCACCAGCTTGAGTGGTGACTTGAAACATGGGATTGGCACTGGAGAAGCGGGTCTCCGAGACGGTCGGTTTGATGAGGCTCAGTTTTTTGCACCCCAGGGCATAGCGTTCGATCGCTCTCAGCAAATCCTCTATGTAGCGGATACGGAAAATCATGCCATTCGACAAATCAACCTAAAGCAACAAACCATAGAGACAATCGCCGGAACGGGCAAGCAAAGCCGCGTGATGCGCCCACACAATGGGCAAGCTCTGGAACTAGCGCTTAACTCACCGTGGGATTTGGTTAAAATCGATCACTTTTTGTTTATTGCCATGGCAGGATCGCACCAAATTTGGGCACTGGATCTGAACGATGGCTTGATTGGAACCTATGCTGGTACTGGTGCAGAAGCCTGTGTAGATGGTTCTCTCGATGAAGCGACTTTCGCCCAACCCAGTGGCCTTGCCACAGATGGGGAAGAACTGTTTGTAGCCGATAGCGAGGGTAGTACAATTCGGGCGGTTGGACTAGGAGAAAACGCCCAAGTGCGATCGATCTGTGGCAGTGGCGATTTATTTGGGTTTGGCGATGTCGATGGTCAAGGCGAAGCCGTGCGGTTACAGCACTGTTTGGGAGTTGCCTATGCTGGAAATCATCAACTCTGGATTGCGGATACCTACAACCACAAAATTAAGCGGGTCAATACTGACTCTGGCGATTGTCAAACTATATTGGGTGATGGACTGTCAGGATGGTTAGATGGACGAGGACAGACAACACGATTTGCCGAACCATCGGGATTGAGTCTTGCCGGAGAGTTTCTCTATATTGCCGACACCAATAACCACGCCATTCGTCGAGTGAATTTAGAAACGCTGGCTGTCACAACACTATCGTTTCCCGATCTCTGTGCCCCTGATCTCTGTTTTCCTAACTGA
- a CDS encoding glycosyltransferase produces MQLPSQPSIPQPIAQAITSTSTARASYLFVFLEIFSGEGGIQSYVQDIFRSYLSLDNVPAAAVFLLRDRPCNHSFQSPLLNFRYFHTKFSAVGRMQLMLAVLGYVLRHRPQRVFCGHINLAPLVWAICRPLGIPYTVLTYGKEVWEPLPKFQQLALQQADRIWTISRYSRDRACASNQLNPERIKLLACAVDGDRFTPAPKSSELVEQYGLANSLVLVTVARLWSGDIYKGVDVTIRALPTIAQAIPTVKYLVIGRGDDQPRLAKLAEELGMADRVVFAGFVPTEDLTEHYRLADAYVMPSQEGFGIVYLEAMACGIPVLAGDADGSADPLQDGTLGWQVPHRDPSAVAAACIEILQAKQALLRGEIHDRRCNGEWLRQQAIDLFGKAALAQQLKLLLQNKD; encoded by the coding sequence ATGCAACTTCCTTCTCAACCATCCATCCCCCAACCAATCGCTCAAGCTATTACCTCAACTAGTACCGCTCGAGCCTCTTATCTGTTCGTGTTCCTAGAAATCTTTTCCGGTGAGGGCGGCATTCAGTCCTATGTTCAGGATATTTTTCGTAGCTATCTTAGCTTGGACAATGTGCCTGCTGCTGCTGTGTTTTTGTTGCGCGATCGACCTTGTAATCACTCGTTTCAGTCCCCTTTGCTGAACTTTCGCTACTTTCATACCAAATTCTCAGCAGTGGGACGGATGCAGTTGATGTTGGCAGTGCTGGGGTATGTGCTGCGACACCGACCGCAACGAGTATTTTGTGGGCACATCAATCTAGCTCCGTTAGTATGGGCAATCTGCCGACCCTTGGGCATTCCCTACACCGTGCTCACCTACGGCAAAGAGGTGTGGGAGCCGCTGCCAAAATTTCAGCAGCTTGCCCTGCAACAGGCCGATCGCATCTGGACAATTAGCCGCTATAGCCGCGATCGAGCTTGCGCATCTAATCAACTCAATCCTGAGAGAATCAAGCTGTTGGCGTGTGCTGTGGATGGCGATCGATTCACTCCCGCTCCCAAATCTTCAGAATTAGTCGAACAATACGGACTAGCCAACTCATTGGTATTAGTCACCGTGGCCCGGTTGTGGTCGGGTGATATCTACAAAGGTGTGGATGTGACGATTCGGGCGTTGCCCACGATCGCCCAAGCCATTCCCACGGTGAAATATCTCGTGATTGGACGGGGTGATGATCAGCCACGACTGGCAAAACTGGCTGAAGAATTGGGCATGGCCGATCGCGTAGTGTTTGCTGGATTTGTGCCCACCGAAGATTTAACAGAACACTATCGCCTAGCCGATGCCTATGTCATGCCATCGCAAGAAGGATTTGGCATTGTTTATCTAGAAGCGATGGCTTGCGGCATTCCTGTCTTGGCTGGAGATGCTGATGGTTCTGCTGATCCGCTTCAGGATGGAACGTTGGGCTGGCAAGTGCCCCACCGTGATCCATCTGCCGTCGCTGCCGCCTGTATTGAAATCCTTCAGGCAAAACAGGCTTTATTGCGGGGTGAAATCCACGATCGTCGCTGCAATGGTGAATGGTTGAGGCAACAGGCGATCGATTTGTTTGGTAAAGCGGCGTTGGCGCAGCAGTTGAAGCTACTGTTACAAAATAAAGATTAA
- a CDS encoding DUF4278 domain-containing protein, whose product MKLFYRGVRYDAQYTEVTTKESAIVIKYRGLMYKLRVTA is encoded by the coding sequence ATGAAATTGTTTTATCGTGGTGTTCGCTATGACGCTCAGTATACGGAAGTGACAACCAAAGAAAGTGCGATCGTCATCAAGTATCGGGGTTTAATGTACAAACTCCGCGTCACTGCATAG